CATGAAATCAATCTAATTGATTAATGACCGGGTATTATCGGGAAAATTCCAATGTGGCAATTATTCAAATGAGTTATCAGGATTATCAATGCGGAGACCcctcaaatcaatcatcaattcatGTCTATCTTgtctttcaatatcatttacaACATCTCACTACTCAATAAATACCGAGCTCGTGCAGCTTCAAAGACACACAGTATAACGAATTTGACGATCTGCTTACGTGAAGAAAATTTTATGGTCTTAACCGTCATACTTATATCGTAAAATGTCTTCTAGAATACCAATGCGAAAACCCCCCAATGcgtcttcttcatcaagtcGTAAATCTCAAATAATACAGAAAAAAGGTCAAAGAGTTGGAACAAATGCAAAAGGTACAGAAGATGGGTATTTGTATGTCGCAGGAGTAAGAGATCCAAGTAAAAGAGTAACAGAGTTCAGAGTGAGTTTTGAATCGCTTAATCACGCCAACTATTCAATGAAATCCGTCTGGAGGTAGTCAGCATCATACCGAAGACATCAAGATAGGTTCGAAATAGTGAAGctgatcatcatttttcGATTCAGACAGAACAAGATGTTTGTCCTATTTGTCATACAGATAGACAATTCAATCAGAATTTAAGATTATTGGTATCACCATGTTATCATAAGATGTGAGTGAGAACATCCGACGGGTCATCCTCTGCGCTAGTTCTGAGGGATAATAAATTGATACTCGTGCTTGTACTAGGTGCGAATCATGTATAGATCGATTATTCACTTTAGGTCCGGAACCATGTCCACAATGTGGAAGGATATTACGGAAAGTCAATTTCGCACATCAGACCtttgaagatttgaaagttgaaaaagagGTAGCAGTCCGGCGGAGGATGGCTCAAGTGTGagtgaatgatattttaaattcaaagcCCTCATCGTATGGTTCGAACTGGCTCTAAGGggtgaaaagaaaattgacACGCTAGCTTCGTCATAGATTCAATAAGCGCagagatgattttgaaagtGATAAGGATTATGATAATTACctagaagaagttgaagatttaaGTGAGCCGGCTATGTTTGATGGTCCATCACCTGGAAGTAAATACTGACAATTGTTTGAAATAGCGTTTAACCTGCTCAACGATATAGAAATAGACAAGACGGAAAAACGTATACAGGAATTCCAAAAGTCCAATGCTAGGTTGATAGCAACTAATCAAGAGAAAGCTGCACTTGAAGCTATGTCTCAAACTGAACGAGAGGAAATCGAACGTCgagcaagagaagaaaggatgagGATGGTCGAAGAGGCTGAGCGAATTGAAAgggaagaggaagaaagggTCAAGAAGGAAGTGACTGAAGCTCTGGTATGTTGTGATTTTAATGCGTTTCGAAATCTTTTCAAGAGACTCTCGcaatattgatgaattgcTTTCGTTTTAACAGGCAAGAGGAGAAACCAAACAAGCAAGAGAAATAGAATTTAAAGCAAGAAATGCAAAACAATTACGTCAAGAAgctttatttaaatttatacCTCCTGCTTTAATTCAATCGGAGTTAGATAAACAAGATGAGATCATACATTTAcctacttcaccttcatatAATGGCCCATTCGTTCCTATCCCATATTCAAATCCTGAAACTTTACCTCAATATAAATGgtatgaaatgaaagaaagtGATTATGTTGATGGGAGAAGTGGTGTACAATTTGTCTTGgatgataataaaaatgGAGACAAAGTAAGGGGAGGTGGATGGgatttaaatttgttttgggaaatggaaattcgTTCTGCTGTAGAAGCATTAGGTGTTGAGCCGTTGGTATAGTACGTAATTTGCTATATCATGACGATCTTTTATAAGGTGTAATTTTTATGAGGACGAAAATCACCGTTGTATTGCTCTctatatgatatatatcattCTGCTGAATGCATATTGCAGCACACCGCTTGCTGATTTATATATTCGcttttatctttttgcCACCCAAATAATGTATTGAAACGCGTCCTACGGTAGCTAGTAGTtaggatgaagatgtactGTACGAAATGACGCGTACCTATACAGAGtatcattattttgaatCGTTTGTTCCTTTTGCCACCCTTTAAGAAAACAGCCTTCTACCAGAGCTTATCGACATCAACGTCAACAAGCAAACTCTCAGCCGTGGTTCCTGTTCCCTTCCGAGCTCCACTGTATGGATGATGTTCGTCTTGTCATGAAGtcaagttgaagttgaagtgaGATAATCCTAAATCTTCACTCAAATCCCAACTTTCCACGAAAACATGTCATTCAGTAATCATCTTATTATTCCTTCAACATCCCAAGCAGGTTCAACCACGAATAAACGAATGCAACCTTCCAGATCAAACTCTGCACCTTCTTTAACACATTGGGTAGGTACATCTAATGGACAAATTAAAAGATCTTGGAATCCTTCTACTTCACCTTGTATTCCTATAATAAGTATAGAAGGTAAGAATAtaataggtaaattagataaaggtaaatcaaaatcaacagaAATTGAACAAGGTCTAAGTCAAAGTAAGTCAAAACTTTCTCTTATCTCTTGATATGTTAGATTAGTATGTAATAATCTTcgatttatatttatagtTTACGTTACGCATGAAAAGcaagaagcagaagaatgTTCCTACAAATCGATGCAAAGAAGATCACCTATCAAAAGAACGATTGTCCTACACGATGGGCATGTAGCTCATGAACGCAGAATAGATACCACAGATGATGGTGCAATTACCAacgtagaagaagaaggaagtaACATAATTTCACAGACGAAAGATGCTCCGCTTAGTAATCCTAAGAGGCAGAGTTGGGGAAGTAGTTTGTTTGGAAGTGCTGTAAATGTGGGTGTCTTTGGAGCTGCATTAGGATTGTAAGTATCAAGTCtatattttcttcaatcgTCCAATTCGCTGAACATCAAATCTTATAGAACTGCATATAGGTTAATTTCGAATCAACCTTCAAGCTCAACCACCAATGAAAGGCCAATACCAGACAGTATGGATAGGGATATAGCAATAGACGATGGACAATACTCAGTGccatttgaaattcatGAAAgaactgaagaagatcttaCAGGGCCTTCACCTAAAGGAATGTCACCTTGTATTGTCGAAGCAAGCCCTAGAGACCTAAATTTAGATCAAGTACAACCCAACGAACCTCACATTCCTgttattcaaaatttatcttcaaatatgAATACTGAATCACTACCACCTCCAGCGTATGAAGAGACTGAGAACAAAGGTATAGTAAAAAGccttgaaaataataaagaatgggaagatttagatttattagaagaagaacaaatcattactccaacttcatctaaaaTGTCAACtttaaaatcaagatcatctcAATATTCACTTTCAACGAtacgaagaagaaataacaatagaaaaaggaagaaacttttaaaaaatgaattatcatttgatcattCAAGTATCATTACATCCTCTATTTCTTCTACACCTATTATTGAAATACATAATCTTAATGATAATACAATCGATAAAAATTTaaacaaatcaatatctgtaaatcaatttgaaggagaagaaggtatgaatgcccaaaatcaaaataacgaaaatgatgatgatgatgatgatgatgatgatgatgaaatgatatcAAGATTAGATTTTATGTCTTGTcgattatcaaaattaatcgcggaaggtaaaaaagctT
This genomic stretch from Kwoniella pini CBS 10737 chromosome 10, complete sequence harbors:
- a CDS encoding CDK-activating kinase assembly factor MAT1, which encodes MSSRIPMRKPPNASSSSSRKSQIIQKKGQRVGTNAKGTEDGYLYVAGVRDPSKRVTEFRTEQDVCPICHTDRQFNQNLRLLVSPCYHKMCESCIDRLFTLGPEPCPQCGRILRKVNFAHQTFEDLKVEKEVAVRRRMAQVFNKRRDDFESDKDYDNYLEEVEDLTFNLLNDIEIDKTEKRIQEFQKSNARLIATNQEKAALEAMSQTEREEIERRAREERMRMVEEAERIEREEEERVKKEVTEALARGETKQAREIEFKARNAKQLRQEALFKFIPPALIQSELDKQDEIIHLPTSPSYNGPFVPIPYSNPETLPQYKWYEMKESDYVDGRSGVQFVLDDNKNGDKVRGGGWDLNLFWEMEIRSAVEALGVEPLV